A genomic region of Canis aureus isolate CA01 chromosome 16, VMU_Caureus_v.1.0, whole genome shotgun sequence contains the following coding sequences:
- the PHB1 gene encoding prohibitin 1, translating into MAAKVFESIGKFGLALAVAGGVVNSALYNVDAGHRAVIFDRFRGVQDIVVGEGTHFLIPWVQKPIIFDCRSRPRNVPVITGSKDLQNVNITLRILFRPVASQLPRIFTSIGEDYDERVLPSITTEILKSVVARFDAGELITQRELVSRQVSDDLTERAATFGLILDDVSLTHLTFGKEFTEAVEAKQVAQQEAERARFVVEKAEQQKKAAIISAEGDSKAAELIANSLATAGDGLIELRKLEAAEDIAYQLSRSRNITYLPAGQSVLLQLPQ; encoded by the exons ATGGCTGCCAAAGTGTTTGAGTCCATTGGCAAGTTCGGCCTGGCCTTAGCTGTTGCAGGAGGAGTGGTGAATTCTGCCTTGTATAATG TGGATGCTGGCCACAGAGCTGTCATCTTTGACCGGTTCCGTGGAGTACAGGACATTGTGGTAGGAGAAGGGACTCACTTTCTCATCCCTTGGGTACAGAAACCTATTATCTTTGATTGCCGCTCTCGACCACGTAATGTGCCAGTAATCACTGGTAGCAAAG ATTTACAGAATGTCAACATCACCCTGCGCATCCTTTTCCGACCAGTCGCCAGCCAGCTTCCTCGCATCTTCACCAGCATTGGGGAGGACTATGATGAGCGGGTGCTACCGTCTATCACTACAGAGATCCTCAAGTCAGTGGTG GCTCGCTTTGATGCTGGAGAACTGATCACCCAGAGAGAGCTGGTCTCCAGACAGGTGAGCGATGACCTAACAGAGCGAGCAGCAACCTTTGGGCTCATCCTGGATGACGTGTCCTTG ACGCATCTGACCTTCGGGAAGGAGTTCACAGAAGCAGTAGAAGCCAAACAGGTGGCTcagcaggaagcagagagagCCAGATTTGTGGTGGAAAAG GCTGAGCAGCAGAAGAAGGCGGCCATCATCTCCGCCGAGGGCGACTCCAAGGCAGCTGAGCTGATTGCCAACTCGCTCGCCACAGCAGGCGACGGCCTCATCGAGCTGCGCAAGCTGGAGGCTGCAGAGGACATCGCGTACCAGCTGTCACGCTCTCGGAATATCACCTACCTGCCGGCTGGGCAGTCTGTGCTCCTGCAGCTGCCTCAGTGA